The DNA sequence TTGTATTGCTTGAATGCTTTTATTTAAAATACATTGTGCTGTCATTAATGCATGTATGGGACTAAGTATTTTTGTCTCATCAAAAAAAAATCCAGTGTTCTTCCAAACTGGGCTGTTACTGCAAAGAGCTGATTTCAGTGGTGCAACTTAGCAATGTTTAATGAGCTACACTTCTCAATGATTTGGATTATATTTAAATTTCCTGATGTTTTACTCATCAATATTTGCCAAAACTAGCTTCATAACAGACCTAAATACTCTTCAGCATAGACACCTAAATGCTCTATTTGGTTTTCTTAGCATCACACGGTTCCACTAATTGATGGAGTGTGAGTTTGATTTAAAAAATTTTGTTTCCAGAGGACTATGAAAGTGGTCCTTCAACAGTATGTAAGAGCTAGACAGGCCAACATGCTAAAGGCAATTGCTTTACCAAATAGACAAAGGAGGCAGGATTTAGAGtagtgccggaaaagcacagtaggtcaggcagcatctgaggagcagaaaaagcaacgttttctgctcctcggatgctgcctgacctgctgtgcttttccagcaccactctaatccaaactctgatctccagcatctgcagtcctcaatctTTAACAGGAAAATCTTTACCCAGTCTAGAATGGAGCTGTTTAGATGTCTAGCCTCTGTGGGTGTGATGCTTTTTCAGTTGAACTGAATTGCATGTATTCTGTTTACTTTAGCCAGGTTCTCAGGGATTGGATTGATTTCCAGGTTAGATATTTGAATGTTAAGGACAAATTGAAATTTGCTGTGATTCCTCTGCTCAGCTTTGTCTCCTCCCTGTGCATGAAATCCCATCACAAAGCAAGACATCTTAAAAACAGCTGATATCTGGAATTATTTCATGATAAGGATGAGCGTTGCTGACAGGACTGGCATTTATTGTCCTTACTACTTGTTAGCAAGATGTACTATATTTGGGAGGAGGGAATGTGAGGAAGTCAAGAGGCAGCGGAGTTGAATGTTGAACAATCTACCTGTATTAATGTCCATGTCATCTTGAGCTATGATTGAATGGGGTTGAGGATGTTTGAAGTTCAGAATGCTTTTTTTTATAGGCTGCAGCTGGAAATAAAAACAAGCCAAGTTTAATTTGTGCTGTTGACCCTGATAGGCATGTTAAGTTTTGAAGTGATTGTACAATGCAAATTACTCCAGTATCATTGCACTCAGAGTTTATGAAAGCAGTTTTATTGACCCTTTGGCTGGAGCCAGATAAATGCTAAATTATTTTTGAGATGCTCAATGAAGGAAAATAAACTTATGTTGCTGCTGCTGAGAGGTCTGAGTTTGTGTACATCTTAATCCTCTTGGCTAAATATTCCAGTTTGGTGCAACATTCCATTCCGCTTGCAGTCTGTTTGCTTCTGTCAACTAATTTTGGAAGTTCAATTACTGTAAACTGGCATTGTAGTCCTATGGGTTGCCAAGCAATGCTGACATCATTAAacgtaaacaaaaacagaaattactggaaaatctcagcaggtcaggcagcatctgtggagagaaatcagttaatgttctgggtccagtgaccctcctccaGAATGGCATCATTAAAGTTTTGGTAGCAGTACCTGTTAGTATCTTGGTATTTGCATAGCAAACTAGTGATGACAGTTTCACAGCTTAGTTTATCTAGGCCATAGtgaaattgaatcaaactagaagcTATATAAAAATGTTCTTCCCATTAAATATTGATGACCCAGTATTTAGTCAGTCAAATCTGGAAATGATTCTGAACAATGAGAAGATGTTCCTTATCCTAATTTAGTTTTTATTTTGGCTAACCTGAGAAACAACTTGTTTTTCTTTTGTgggggagctggtgttggactggggtggacaaagttaaaaatcacacaacaccaggttatagtccaacaggcttatttggaaactttagcttttggagcgctgctcctcctTTGGGTGGTTCTGAAGCAAGacaataagacacagaatttatagtaattTTAATATCTAAGTATCTGTATCTCTAAATCTCTTCTTTGAATTGCATTCAGAGTTAGAGAATGATTTATTTTTATGTCCAAGGTTTGCCAAAGTCTTTAATCTCTGTTCCTGGTTTAATGCAAATCAATGCCATATGCATGCAGTAGGCAGATTTTGATTTTCGTATGCACATAACCTATTCCAATGCTGTCATACATCTTTATGTAGATGGCTATAAAGAGACCACTATCTTTCATGAACTTGGCTGTGTAGTGTTTTCAACCTACTTAGTGCAGAACAGCACTGTTGGATGACAGTACACCTtttgatgttttaatgttttggaTAATCCAATGATCAGTTTCAAAATAAGATTTATATCGGGTTGACCTTCTCATTTTGGGGGAACCCTCACCCCTGCCCAGTCATGTGTCATTATTTCACAAAAGGGATCAGATTAAATtcagttttggaaaattaaatgtGATTTCCCCTGAGAAAATTCTAGTAAGGTGCTACTACATAAATGTAAGTGGAAAATGAAAGGGATTTTGGACCAATAGAAGCAATCACGCCAAAGCTCAATAGCAGTGAGCAATGTAAATTAGATGTTGGAATATATGAAAATGCTGGTGTTAAACTAAAATGTGGAAATCTTGCCATCCAGGGGCATTTGAGATGCTTTATGCAGTCTAATTGGCCCCAGTACAAAGTATAATTTCATCAAACTGATTTTAGATTTCCCAATGATGTAAATTTAAGATTCTTGCACAATCCTTAGTATTTAGCTTATGCATTTAATTTATTTCAGGTTAAAATAGGAAAAATTGTTAGTTCAGACTGTTATTGCATTTTTGCATTGGTTGATTTTTGTTCCTCCTTTAGGTATCTCTGGGAAGAGTCAGGTTCTGTTTGCATTGGTCTTTCTCACTCGATACCTGGATTTGTTCACTATTTTCATTTCTCTGTACAACAGTTCCATGAAGGTAAGTGTCAGACAGTGGAATGAATACTATTTCAAACGTTTATTTCTAAGCGCAGGATGTTTAGGATTACCTCTTTTGCGGTGTTGTGCATTGGAACACTTGCCATGAAGTAACAGACAACTTTGTCCATCCTCACCATTCCAAAGTTTGTAAGTACTGGCCATGTCCAAGTTTGCATATTTGAACTCTGCACACAATTTCTGTCTCTCCTATGCGTGTTCTAAGCAAAATGTTTGAAATTTTGCATTTGATGTTTTGAATAATATTTTGTTCAGTTTATGTCCTAGACTGGCTATATTGAAAGCATCTTAGATCATGGTTTTAACTTTTGTATGTCTCCTGCGTTCTTCAAAGATTCCATAGTTTTTAAACTGGAGGTACTGCATGAGACACGTTTGGAAATCGGTGACCTGATTGATAAACATTTAGCAAAAATGTATTGAAGTccagtgtatggaatgaactgtggTATTGCTGCAAGCACAGTTGTATTGAATCTGGTTGTCCGTCAGCATGGCCTTTCCAAAGCAGGGGAAAAAATAATAGGTCTCCTGGGTGTTTACATAAACTTTCAGAATTGCTGAGGATTGCTTGGATCAAGATTTTTATTACTGTTAATAATTGaccctttttttttcaaaaaaaaaggttaTCTACATTTCTTGCTCAGTTGCCACGGTGTACTTGATCTATTTCAAGTTTAAGGCCACCTATGATGGAAACCACGATACATTCCGTGCTGAATTTCTGGTTGTTCCTGTGGGCGGATTGTCGTTCCTTGTCAATCATGACTTCTCTCCGATGGAGGTAAATGTCTAAATTGTTTTTGGTGATTTCAAGCTGTTTTCAAAAGTATTAACTTCTGTTTTTCACCCAGGTTTAAGTACAAGCTGTTTGTagttttatttttctgttttcttttccaaTTGTCTCCATCTATCTGTCCCAGCTGAGGGCATAGATTCAAGATTCTGCCAGGGTATCATCTTGGACTGGACACAATGTGTAATAGTAGCAGCAAAAATAAACTGTTTTTGGTTATTGTACTCATTAGTAATCTTGACTGTTTTGCATCTCCTATTATGGTAGCAGCCTGTAGTGTGGTGTAGAAAAACTAACATTGCTCTAAATGTCCTCCTTTCTTGAGTAACCACTTAATAGCTAGTCCaagtgtgatttttaaatctgttgttcCGTCATAATGTTTGATCAGCAAGTGAAATATGGTGCAGGCTTATAGAAAGCATGAACAGTAGGACACCTTTGGGAAGGAATGTAACTGTGTACTTAATCTTGTCTGACTCTTCAGTCTCAAATTAACATTATTGACTGTTGACTGTCCTGTGAATTGACCTAACAAACCGCTCAActgcaaaaaaaaacacttaaGCTTTATGGGCAACCAGGGATCTGTAATTAATTCCAATGTTGCAGCCTGAAGGAACCAATTTGGCATTAAAGTCTACTTTTTGTTATCAGCTCAAAGTCTATTTGCTTTTGAGAAATTTCCTGCCACTGCCATCTTTTAATACATTTTATTTTCATACATTGTTACTTAAAATCTTTTGTTAGCTGCTGTTCATTTGCCCTCCACTGTTGAAGTACAGTTGGGATAGTGAGACTAATAATAATTTGGATGGCAATGGGGTGCAGTGAGGGATTTTGATGGGAAAAGGCTTATCACAGTTTTATGGAATTTTTGttttgaaggaaggaaggaacatTTGGAACAGAACTTTAAGTAAATTTAGAGTTGTCTATGTTTTAAATATCAGAATGTTGTGTTCTATTGGGATGTCTAGCAGCACTAGCATTTAATACCCATCCCTATTTGATATTGAAAAGTGATAGTGAGCTATGTTCTTGAACTTTGTTAGTGTACCCAGGGAGTGCTGTTGGGGAGGGAGTACCAGGATATTGTACCAGTGATGGTGATGGGATTGCAGTTATTTTAAAGGTGCAATGACTCCTCACTTGCAGGGGAGCTGGAGGTTGTGGTGGCATAAAGGTTACAATTTTGAAAAGTGTTGTAGAAGGAATTTTGGTGTGTTGCCCCATGGGATTACATAAGTCAGCGCTGTTGGATGACAAAAATCTATGACTTTGTATGGGTACAAGCGGCATGGAGATGCAATGTGAAATTGTAGCTTAAAGTTTCAAAAAACCTCTCTCCTAGATCCTGTGGACATTCTCTATTTACCTGGAGTCAGTTGCAATTCTCCCCCAGCTCTTCATGATCAGCAAGACAGGTGAAGCAGAGACCATCACGACTCATTATCTCTTCTTTCTCGGCTTGTATCGTGCCCTGTACCTTATCAACTGGATCTGGCGTTATTACTTTGAGGGTTTCTTTGACCTCATTGCTATTGTCGCTGGCTTGGTTCAGACTGTTCTCTACTGCGACTTCTTCTATTTGTATGTCACAAAAGGTGAGGAATAGAATATTTGCATTTTTCCATTCTCCATGTTTCATACAATATACTGTTTGGGAACGCAGTGTTGTGCTTGTATTTAAGGTGGTGGAAAAAGTGTCGTGAACTTTCTTGATTGAAACCAAATTGTGCAATTTTGAATCCACTCTGTCCCCAAGCTATCCAACTGCTAGTAAGCACCTTTAATAATCATTCACAGATATCTGTAAAATGTAGTCTTGACCCATCAATGATTACAATAGATGAATACATTTTGTCAGATAAGTCATATACAAATTTGATACATGAAAGCTTCATTAACACTTGCCGAACCATTTTAACCAGAGCATAGGCAGTTGAATATGTGCGGTGGTATGTGAAAAGAGGAGTAACCTAATTTAATATCTTAGCAAATGTATACTGTTTGTTAGCCCTAGAGTATTTGGGCTATGGTTTTATGCTCTCTTAATATTACATGTTGTAGCATGAACATGAAATTTGGGTAAAAATATTGGTTCAGGAAATGAAAAATGATAAGCCCAAAGATGATCAGAAGCTGATTCAAGTCTGACCGTAGGACCTGAGTGGTTAACCTGGGCTGATATTCCCATACAACAAAGAGGAAGACATTCCTGGTCAGAGGTGATGGCAGGCTGATTTAGAATGGTTGAGATCACATTAGATAATGGAAAGCCATGACCTCTGGTCCTCACTCAGCCAACATCGTCATCAAAATGCAATTACCTAGTTATGTTAGTGTGATTTGGAATACAGTTTTAGTTGCATTTGCTTGTGTGATACATAGCATACTGCTCTCTGAGTACTCATTGTTAAACTTTGTATTTCAGACAGAAGTAGCTGGGGAATTGAAATGCACTTGATGTGCAGAAAAGCCGCAGTTAGTCAGATTGTCATAAAACCACCTCtacttcactaatgtccttgaggaagAAAATCTAATATTTGCCTAGTCTGAACTATGATTTCAGGCTTGCAGCAACACAATTGGTTCTTAACTGCCCTCGTAAATGATCCAATGAGCAGGGCTGATGCAACTACTAGACAGTCACTAATGCGAGGAAAAAGCTAATTCAAATGGGCCATTGGGCCAAGGATTaatgatggagtttaatttagataaatatgagatgctgtattttggaaaggcaaatcagggtaggacttatgcacttattgataaaatcctagggagtgttgctgaacagtgAGACCATGGAGTGAGGGTTCATAGTtcttttgaaagtggagttgcagttaggtaggatagtgaagaaggcatttggtatgcctttctttattggtcagagcattgaatatctgagttgggaggtaatgttgtagctgtatcggacattggttaggccacttttggaatactttgttcaattctggtctccctgctgtaggcagtacactgtgaaacttgaaagggtacagaaaagatatacaagaatgttgtcagggtaggagggtttgagctgtagggagagactgaataggcaagggctgttttccctggagcatcggaggctgaggggtgaccttggcaaggtttagaaaaccatgaggggcatggatagggtaaatagatacggtcttttccctgggataggggagtacagatctagagggcataggtttagggtgagaggggaaagatataaaagggacctaaggggtgacTTTACGCAAAGGGTAGCGTGTACATGTCTGGAtttgagctaccagaggaagtgctagatgctgggacaattacaacgtttgaaaggcatctgaatgagtattgtatatgaataggaaaggtttagagggatataggccagttGGTGGCAAATTATCTAAATtgacttaggatatctggttggcatggacgagttggaccgaagggtctgtttccgtgctgtacatctctgactctaattcGTTAAACTATGGTAAATTGGCTGCAATATGGGAATGAAAGATTTGGATCTACTGGTATGCCTACGTCCATACGTTATGATTTTCCATGTATTACCATTGTCTTTCCGAACTTGTAATTGAATCATTGTATTTTCCGAAATTTCAAATTTATATAATCCATCATCTATTCCCAGGTTGCAAACCAGTAGATAATAAATACCTTAATCATTGCAGCAGTGATATAAATTGTGCAAATTGGAAAGATCTAAACATTTGGCCAGGAACAGGTAGCATTGTATCTGATGAACGGGAGACAAAGTTATTAATTTCTTCTAGTAAGTATGCTTTGAAAATTGCAGTAGTGCGAATGTACAATGAATAGCATCATTTTTCATGTAAAATAAATCTAAAGGTTTGTCTAGAGCACCTAATACTCTTGCTCTGGTCCTAGTCCCAAAACTGCGCACTAGCCCCTTCAGAGCGGCAATAAATTATGATCTTTCTAATAATACCAGTGTCtctcatgaataaataaaaagttATTCCACATGGAAGTAATTGATGGTGAAGCAGTTTGACATGAAGGATTTGTCATGGACTTGACAAACccccctcaaaatatgttaaaacagCCTAACATTTTATTTTTGGGAGGTTGTATTCCAGATGCATTTCGATTGCTCAAACTGATctactttaagcaaaacacactttattttcaTAACTACAGTTCAGACAAAATATAAAGAATTGTCTTAACTGTAACTCTATAAAAATGCTGAACAAAGTAATGTCTGTTAACAACTAATTCACTGTTCCAGTATAGTAATATCCCGTAAACACGCcttgacaaaggcaaattcagtaaaatagattctCTCGTGCatttctagcagcaggaagagaaccccagcttttagcggGAGGAGGAATAAGCACTTCAACTTCCAGTTTCAAGACCCtagcaactgcagaaagctaaaactgaaatcctggttctgtgggagcttgacccacCATTCAGGCGGCTTCTGTTGTTCTAAtgtcttattttttaaaaaaaccacaagctgtttactttattggctttgagcaTACCACTCTTATCTGTCTCAACCTTTTTTTTTCTTACATCTCTTAAACTATAATAACACTTTTTTTAAAACTGGTGTATATAAAAGAAACGTTATTGCCTTATAACTTTTCTCTCAATTTTTTATTCCTTTAGTTCTCAAAGGAAAGAAGCTGAGTTTACCAGCTTAAGTGCCAAAGATCATCTACGTTTCTGTCGTTGGTTGCATCCAGGCAGAGGAAGCAGAAAACTTACCAAGAACGTAAGATGCCTGAGACAGAGAGCAAGGGGACACACTTAAGAATTGCATTTAAATGTCAACAGCTGTTCTGTAGTCTGATGGACCACAAACATCAGTTTTCTGTTTTACGCATCTTGCCTTTTTTATTACAGTGTAAAAATATATTTTCTACAAAAGGAATATATACTGAAAGGATGAATTACTTGCAGTGGTTTAAAATAAAATTTACGAGCATAAATTGGAAATACGGAATGTGTTTCCCTTTTACCTGTTTACAAGGATTAAGTGCAAATTGTTTAAATAAAATTTGAAAATGACCAGTTCAATTGCTTAAACATAGTATCTGATGTGCAAAACTGGTATGTGATTTTTCAACCACTTGCTGTATTTATTTGAATTTGCCAAATTGTTTTGAAGAATTCATTCTTTCCACGGCCCCCCATAAACACTAGAATTTCTTGAAGCTAATATAATTAAATATGCCTTGTTGTCTGGCTGACAAGGTTTCCTTTATTCAATCAGTGGTTAAGCCACCTTCAGATGGAATGCATGTATTCTGTCCTTTGGCATATGTTCttgtgaacatagaacatgacgAATAAAGATTACAGAAACCTTACTAGATGTGCATATTACTGACTGAAAAGTGATTTGGACCTTTTAACATTAGATATTCAAGGGACCATGAGACTGAGTTTAATCTTTGGGATTTTGTTGAACAAATCACTTTTAGAATTGTTGGTCTTCGCTACCACTCTTTTGAAAACATTGGGAGGTTTATCTTGGTTTTTTTTTACACACTAAGCTGTTGCATGATATCTTGTGATACTGCCCCAAATAAACATTTTATGGAAAATGCTTCTGCGTATTGTATTCTCATATGTCACTATGCACTTAATTAACTTTCAGAAATATCTTGCTATGAAAGTTAATGTGTAAGCTGTGATTTCCAAGCCCCACACTTGTTTTGCGAGGAAGCTGCAAGGTCTGGAGAGTCCAAATATTTATTGATGTGTGGTCCTAACTGTCTAAAATTCCACACTCAAACTTATCTCCTTATAGCAAAGTCTTAAATACTGTTATTTCTAGTATGTTTATTGATTTTATTAATCTAAAGACTTTGGATCTGTAAGATTCCGAGATCCTAATTTGAAAACATGAATTTGATCTTTGACCATAATCTTGCTTCATTTTCTTGTCCTATTTCTTATATGTTAATTTTAGGATTTGATTTGCCGTGTCCATTTTTGGGGGATGACTAATCTAGGCCAATTATATTACTAGTCCGACTGGAGGGATAAGAGGTCATTTTTATAGGTTTTCAAGTGCTGCGAGTTTTTGTCTAAATGTGATCTAAGCATTAAGTGAAACAGCATCTTTTTATAACCCCTTTTTATGAAGTAATTGTTTTGATGCTTCAAAGATATTCTCGAGCAAAATGCCTCTGAGCTAGAAGGCTGGTTCAAGTCTCAACTGCTTCAGAGGCATTTCATAACATGCCtgaagactttttttaaaatcccaaATTACATCCAGCTACAAGATACTGGTGCATTTAGTCAAAAGCTTGGTCTGAGGTAGGTTTTATGAAATGGCTTAAAAGATTGAAGAGAGACCAAGTCATTGGGAGGGAACTTGATTGTCTTGGCAGCTCAAAAACATGACTGTCAATGGGAACAGCATAAATCTTGAAGGGTTGGGGATCTGAGAGGAGCTAGGCTGAATTTTAAAATTTGAGGTGTTGTTTGCCCAAGAGTTGTTCAACTCCATCCTGGATGATGGGTTATAGTATAAAGGAAAGCTGAACAAGTTAGAACTGTATCCAGTGTAATTTAGaagaaagagagatgatcttTTGAAACACAAGATCCTGTGTCTGCATAAGGCAGTTAacaagatgtttcctcttgtagaGAAGATTAAAACTAAGCGAATAAAACGCGACTGCGCTAAAGAcacaaaataaaaactgaaattactGGATAAACCCAGGTTGGACGGCATGTTTGGAAAGAAAGCAGGTTAACATttgagtctagtgacccttcagaaCCCTTCTTGAGTTCCCGAGGGTCTCCCTTTTAGGACAGATTAGAACAAATTGTTGTTAGACTCTGGAATTTTGCGAAAAACTCATGGAGGTAGGGTTCTTAATCAATCTCAGACATTAAATTTGGATTTTTAATAGACGAGGGAGTCTAGGTTTATGGAGTGGTATATACAAGAAAGTGAAACTCTGACTATAACCAGGTAAGCTGTGATTTTATTAGTAGTGAAGCAGACTCAGCTAAATTGCCTAGTCCTACTCCCATGTACTAATTGAGAGATAATGTAAGCCATCAAGCACAGGTTGGTGATAAATGAGATCTTATGGTGAGCAGGTATGACATTCAGACAGGCAGCAGAGTTTTGTTTCAATCTTGCAACAGCTTGTGCATTTGTTTAGGTAGTTCTCAATGTAAGTTGGCTTTACTGTATTTGTATAGTAAATTATTGCTGGATTGGAGGAGTTTTGATTTGTGAATTGCCAAAAataacttaaacattgaattgcCTGGTCCATACTACAGATAAAACAAATGCAGCAAAGGTAAGCTGGACATTGTTTTGCTCATATAGCAAAATTTCTTTGTGAAAGAATGTGATGTGGTTTGTTGATAAGAAAATCTTTTATTAAAGATGATTTTTGTGATATCTAACTTTAGTATTACTGTTTTtggggtggctcaatggttagcattgctgcctcacagtaccagggtccctcAGGTTCGATTctcgcctcgggtgactgtctgtgtggagtttgcacattcttcctgtgtctgcgtaggtttcctccgggtgctctgctttttttccccacagtccaaagatatgcagtgcaggtgaattggccatgcacaattgccccatagtgttagatcaattagtcagagggaaatgggtctgggtgggttactctttggagggttggtgtggactggttgggctgaagggcctgtttccacactgtagggaatctaatctaatccaagaACAGGATATCATGGATGCTGAGCTTAATACCAGGTCTTGCTGAACAGACAAATTTGGAGTCGGCCATTTagtttgagtctgctccactattttaCACAATTTCTGACCAGCCTGAGTACTGGGCCGTGCACTCAGACcatgcacagatcaactggcagaggtcttcttggacatcttcaatCTCTCCATGCAGCAGACCAccgtccctgcctgtttcaagagggccaacatcccTGTGCCTAAAAAGACTcctgcagcatgtctcaatggctatcatccagtggccctaactgcggtggtcatgaagtgctttgaaaggctggtcatggcattaatcaactccagcctctccattactcttgacccactttccaatttg is a window from the Chiloscyllium punctatum isolate Juve2018m chromosome 40, sChiPun1.3, whole genome shotgun sequence genome containing:
- the kdelr2b gene encoding ER lumen protein-retaining receptor 2b, with product MNIFRLAGDFSHLMAIIILLLKIWKTRSCAGISGKSQVLFALVFLTRYLDLFTIFISLYNSSMKVIYISCSVATVYLIYFKFKATYDGNHDTFRAEFLVVPVGGLSFLVNHDFSPMEILWTFSIYLESVAILPQLFMISKTGEAETITTHYLFFLGLYRALYLINWIWRYYFEGFFDLIAIVAGLVQTVLYCDFFYLYVTKVLKGKKLSLPA